A window of Lacibacter sediminis contains these coding sequences:
- a CDS encoding hybrid sensor histidine kinase/response regulator transcription factor, which produces MPSSIKKYACFLLFIAVTFAGYTQQASSFVSISDELVNNEVTSIIQDKNGFIWLGTRGGLQRFDGYEMKLLKNDFGKGNNLLSQSIEVLQSGKQNNIWIGTKSGGLSGYDLKTGKISNYPNKNPNSTGFNADYILSILDTDSEKLLIGTWKGFQYLNKKTGEFKILNSFWKTFDIQPDGNAGYWLATNSGLKHINQNLVNDTSYNFGISGINITSIVNDKANNCLWLGTWNEGLLQFNLTTKAFKNYRHQKNDAASLSSNNTYRILLDSKGALWIGTWGGGLNRFDRKTETFEKIPLNIPGIYTNDNQIILTIQEDPSGLLWIGTDGTGVFKFDLKQKKFSNIGYENKMSSLSGSTHVLSVYVDPFNKLWLGTKGGGIQYSTNWKVFTEINLDDTEINNPTGLPYESRSFLQEGDYLWVSTNKGLIRILNTGQKAGAYDVFVPKPKDPTSISGRKTTQIVKDSSGRIWIGTQESGLSYISGFDKSKKPLFKNYLPAYGVKGALQNERVSCLLVDSKKRLWIGTYKGLHLYQPSSDNFRVFTQTDENKNSLSNNTILCLAEDKFGNIWAGTQYGLNKIAGFDGGTLNVISYTTKEGLPSDYIHAIVPDKKGNIWASTNKGIVRFNQSSKSFAVFDKRDGVQSIVFSENAFCKDASGRFFFGGLEGLTYFFPDSIKINEFYPPIYFTNLTVNNVPYEFGTGKTDSSILNKPFYKTETITLNHKENIFSIEFAALDYHAPDKNEYMYKLEGFNEDWVYAGNNRLVSFTNLKAGTYQLKVKATNSDKTWNPTPHELTIKILPPPWRTWWAYSIYVAVFIFLLWLTRYLGLRQVALKNQLTLSKLERQQENKLADFKERLFTNISHEFRTPLTLILGPLDDLLQRKKFETQVEKSLRLIQKQSKRMLRMVNQLLDFQKAEAGSLKLSLQPGEIVSFCNDIYILFNDEANRRNIEYTFHSQEKYLSFTFDHNKLEIIVFNILSNAFKFTPNGGRITFNVKKNADQSCEISIRDTGRGIPANEIDRIFDRFYRGRAEDATTISGTGIGLSFVKELTELHGGKIVAESDGTHGSLFTVTLPPSNVAESLLNIPAEPLNHTSQNIDTNLNSVIMPEENDQISQEQDLPIILVVEDESDMLQYIYEILAPSFKVVTATNGREGIEKAFETIPDLIVSDVMMPEVDGIELCRKLKSDKDTSHIPIILLTALSDMAHHVQGIREGADVYLPKPFNSQLLLVHIHNLINSRNTLKEFYAKRIFLGTGNFEIKTFEEEFLVRLMKLVEDNISNSNFNNDDLAGLMFMSRSTFYRKLKAVTGMSGNEFIRTARLNYAAKLLESGNYSVTEAAYEAGFNDIKYFRKRFQEQFAVSPSEYKK; this is translated from the coding sequence TTGCCTTCGTCCATAAAAAAATATGCTTGCTTTCTTCTTTTCATTGCTGTAACATTTGCCGGTTACACGCAACAGGCCAGTTCCTTTGTGAGTATATCAGATGAATTGGTGAATAATGAAGTTACTTCCATCATCCAGGATAAAAATGGGTTCATCTGGCTTGGTACAAGAGGTGGATTGCAACGCTTTGATGGCTATGAAATGAAGTTGCTGAAGAATGACTTCGGAAAGGGCAATAATTTGCTTAGTCAGTCAATTGAAGTATTGCAGAGTGGCAAGCAGAATAATATCTGGATCGGCACAAAGTCAGGCGGACTGAGTGGATATGATCTAAAGACCGGCAAAATCTCCAACTATCCAAATAAAAACCCTAACAGCACAGGCTTTAATGCCGATTATATTCTTTCCATATTAGATACTGATAGCGAAAAATTATTGATCGGCACCTGGAAAGGTTTTCAATACCTCAATAAGAAAACAGGTGAATTTAAAATTCTCAATAGTTTTTGGAAGACATTCGATATACAACCGGATGGTAATGCAGGTTACTGGCTGGCTACAAACAGCGGATTGAAGCATATTAATCAGAATCTCGTCAATGACACTTCTTACAACTTCGGCATTAGCGGCATCAACATAACCTCCATTGTAAATGATAAAGCCAATAACTGCCTGTGGCTCGGCACATGGAACGAAGGCTTGCTGCAATTTAATCTCACAACAAAAGCGTTTAAGAATTACCGTCATCAAAAAAACGATGCCGCTTCTTTAAGTTCAAATAACACCTATCGTATTTTACTTGATTCAAAAGGTGCTTTATGGATTGGAACATGGGGCGGAGGATTAAATCGCTTCGACCGCAAAACAGAAACCTTTGAAAAAATACCTTTAAATATTCCGGGTATCTATACAAACGATAACCAGATCATCTTAACCATACAGGAAGATCCTTCGGGTTTGTTATGGATCGGAACTGACGGTACTGGTGTTTTTAAATTTGATCTGAAACAGAAAAAGTTTTCAAACATTGGTTACGAAAATAAAATGAGTTCGTTGTCAGGAAGTACACATGTACTTTCTGTTTATGTAGATCCTTTCAATAAACTCTGGCTTGGAACAAAAGGCGGCGGTATTCAGTACTCAACCAATTGGAAAGTATTCACTGAAATTAATCTTGATGATACCGAAATAAATAATCCAACGGGTTTACCCTATGAAAGCCGTTCATTCCTTCAGGAGGGCGATTATTTATGGGTGAGCACAAATAAAGGATTGATCCGAATTTTAAATACAGGTCAAAAGGCAGGAGCGTATGATGTTTTTGTACCCAAGCCGAAAGATCCAACTTCCATCAGCGGAAGAAAGACTACACAAATCGTAAAAGATTCTTCCGGCAGAATATGGATCGGCACACAGGAAAGCGGACTAAGCTATATTTCTGGATTTGATAAAAGCAAGAAACCGTTATTTAAAAATTACCTGCCTGCGTATGGCGTAAAAGGTGCATTACAAAACGAACGGGTAAGTTGCTTATTGGTTGATTCGAAAAAAAGGTTGTGGATAGGAACTTACAAAGGACTTCATCTCTATCAGCCATCCTCCGATAATTTCCGGGTATTTACTCAAACCGATGAAAACAAAAATTCCCTCAGTAACAATACCATTCTTTGTTTAGCCGAAGATAAGTTTGGCAACATCTGGGCAGGTACGCAATATGGCTTGAACAAAATTGCTGGTTTTGATGGCGGTACATTAAATGTAATAAGTTATACAACGAAAGAAGGTTTGCCAAGCGATTATATTCATGCAATTGTTCCTGATAAAAAAGGAAATATTTGGGCTAGTACGAACAAGGGCATTGTACGATTTAATCAATCAAGTAAATCCTTTGCCGTTTTTGATAAGCGTGATGGAGTGCAGTCAATTGTTTTTTCTGAAAACGCCTTCTGTAAAGATGCAAGTGGCCGTTTTTTCTTTGGCGGATTAGAAGGGCTGACTTATTTTTTCCCGGACAGTATCAAGATCAACGAGTTTTATCCGCCGATCTACTTTACCAATTTAACGGTGAATAATGTTCCTTATGAATTTGGTACAGGCAAAACAGACAGCTCTATTCTGAATAAGCCGTTTTACAAAACAGAAACGATAACGCTCAACCACAAGGAAAATATCTTCTCCATTGAATTTGCTGCGTTGGATTATCATGCACCTGATAAGAATGAATACATGTATAAGCTGGAAGGGTTTAATGAAGATTGGGTGTATGCAGGCAATAATCGGTTGGTTTCATTTACGAATCTGAAAGCGGGTACTTATCAATTAAAAGTAAAAGCAACAAACAGCGATAAAACATGGAACCCAACCCCACACGAATTAACCATAAAGATTTTGCCTCCACCATGGAGAACATGGTGGGCCTACAGCATCTATGTAGCTGTCTTTATTTTTCTTCTTTGGTTAACACGTTATCTCGGGTTGCGACAGGTTGCATTAAAGAATCAATTAACACTCAGCAAACTTGAAAGGCAGCAGGAAAATAAATTAGCTGATTTTAAAGAGCGCTTGTTTACAAATATTTCGCATGAGTTCCGCACACCACTAACGCTGATACTTGGACCATTGGATGATCTGCTGCAACGGAAAAAGTTTGAGACGCAAGTTGAGAAGAGTCTTCGACTTATTCAAAAACAATCGAAGCGGATGTTGCGCATGGTCAATCAATTGCTGGACTTTCAGAAAGCTGAAGCCGGCAGTTTGAAACTTTCATTGCAACCTGGGGAGATCGTTTCTTTTTGCAATGACATTTATATTCTTTTTAATGATGAAGCAAATAGAAGAAATATAGAGTATACTTTTCATTCACAGGAAAAATATCTTTCGTTTACGTTCGATCACAATAAACTGGAGATCATCGTTTTTAATATTTTGTCGAATGCATTTAAGTTTACACCTAATGGGGGACGCATCACTTTCAACGTAAAGAAAAATGCAGATCAGTCTTGTGAGATAAGTATCCGGGATACAGGACGTGGCATTCCTGCAAATGAAATTGACCGGATATTTGATCGCTTTTACAGAGGAAGGGCAGAAGATGCTACGACTATCTCCGGTACAGGAATCGGGCTTTCGTTTGTAAAAGAATTAACCGAACTGCATGGAGGAAAGATCGTTGCTGAAAGTGATGGCACACATGGCAGTTTGTTTACTGTAACTTTACCTCCGTCAAACGTTGCTGAATCTTTACTGAATATTCCTGCGGAGCCTTTGAATCATACCAGCCAAAACATTGATACAAATTTAAATTCAGTTATTATGCCTGAAGAAAATGATCAGATCAGTCAGGAACAGGATCTTCCGATTATATTGGTGGTGGAAGATGAATCTGATATGCTGCAGTACATCTACGAGATATTAGCTCCGTCGTTTAAAGTGGTTACAGCAACAAACGGCAGGGAGGGTATTGAAAAAGCATTTGAAACCATTCCCGATTTGATTGTAAGTGATGTAATGATGCCGGAAGTAGATGGTATTGAATTATGCAGGAAGTTGAAGTCTGATAAAGACACATCGCATATTCCGATAATTCTTCTCACCGCTTTATCGGATATGGCGCACCATGTGCAGGGAATTCGTGAAGGAGCCGATGTGTATTTACCTAAGCCATTTAACTCGCAACTCTTGCTGGTACATATTCATAACCTGATCAACTCAAGAAATACGTTGAAGGAGTTTTATGCCAAGCGGATCTTTCTTGGTACCGGCAATTTTGAAATAAAAACTTTTGAAGAAGAGTTTTTGGTAAGGCTGATGAAGCTGGTGGAAGACAATATTTCGAACAGTAATTTTAATAACGATGATCTTGCCGGCCTCATGTTTATGAGCAGATCAACTTTTTACCGGAAACTAAAAGCTGTAACAGGCATGTCGGGTAATGAATTCATCCGGACTGCCCGACTCAATTATGCAGCAAAGCTCTTGGAAAGTGGAAACTACTCCGTAACGGAAGCTGCTTATGAAGCAGGGTTCAACGATATCAAGTATTTCAGGAAACGTTTCCAGGAGCAATTTGCCGTGTCTCCATCAGAATACAAGAAATAG
- a CDS encoding sulfatase-like hydrolase/transferase: MNSKRIQKTGAWTAGLLLLAIPFAFTKKKVERTTKDDRPNVIIILTDDMGYADVGFNGCKDIPTPNIDRIAKNGVVFTNGYVSYAVCAPSRAGLITGRYQDRFGYSRNPLYKPFDPTVGLPLTEQTLPELLQQNGYNTMGIGKWHLGVHEKFRPWNRGFNEFFGFLGGGHRYFPEDYTIVNQDSAKNEGESYRTKLIRKQTVVEEKEYLTDALSREAVSFIERNKQQPFFLYLAYNAPHAPLQATPKYLSRFDHIKNPKRKTYAAMVSAVDDGVGTVLDKLQQLHLTENTIVVFLSDNGGPESDNGSDNGPLRAGKGSLFEGGIRVPFAIQWPSQIKANTKYEQPVISLDIFATIVANIGKISTPKNELDGANLLPYLKGTKQGSPHEYLFWRHFDQKNYAVLHQSGFKQVILKDSSFNLYNLKADIEEKVTIDDKKMMSVFQQQRKKWEANTIPPIFYGLNQEELYEREKKQHQKKE; this comes from the coding sequence GTGAATAGTAAACGAATTCAAAAAACCGGGGCATGGACAGCTGGTCTGCTTCTTCTTGCAATTCCATTTGCATTTACAAAAAAGAAAGTTGAAAGAACCACTAAAGACGACCGACCTAATGTCATCATCATTCTTACTGATGACATGGGTTATGCTGATGTAGGTTTCAACGGTTGTAAAGATATTCCTACACCAAATATCGATCGTATAGCAAAAAACGGAGTTGTATTTACCAACGGTTATGTTAGTTATGCGGTTTGTGCGCCCAGTCGTGCAGGTCTGATCACCGGTCGCTACCAGGATCGTTTTGGTTACAGCCGTAATCCGTTGTATAAACCTTTTGATCCAACTGTTGGTCTTCCTCTTACTGAGCAAACATTGCCGGAGTTGTTGCAGCAAAACGGTTACAATACAATGGGCATTGGTAAATGGCATTTAGGTGTGCATGAAAAATTCCGTCCATGGAATCGAGGCTTCAATGAGTTTTTTGGTTTTCTTGGAGGCGGGCATCGTTATTTTCCTGAAGATTACACAATCGTAAACCAGGACAGTGCAAAAAACGAAGGAGAAAGTTATCGTACCAAACTCATCCGTAAACAAACAGTGGTAGAGGAAAAAGAATATTTAACCGATGCGCTATCAAGAGAAGCTGTTTCATTTATTGAACGAAACAAGCAGCAACCATTCTTTCTTTACCTCGCTTACAATGCACCACATGCACCGTTACAGGCAACTCCAAAATATTTGAGCCGCTTTGATCACATCAAAAATCCAAAGCGAAAAACCTATGCAGCAATGGTGAGTGCGGTTGACGATGGTGTGGGTACTGTGTTAGATAAACTGCAACAACTTCATCTTACAGAAAATACAATCGTTGTTTTTCTTTCAGATAATGGCGGGCCAGAGAGTGATAATGGCAGTGATAATGGCCCGTTGCGTGCCGGGAAGGGTTCGCTTTTTGAAGGTGGGATAAGAGTGCCCTTTGCGATACAATGGCCAAGCCAGATCAAAGCAAATACCAAATACGAGCAGCCGGTTATTTCGTTAGACATTTTTGCAACAATTGTCGCCAACATCGGAAAAATATCTACGCCAAAGAACGAGTTAGATGGTGCAAATCTGTTGCCGTATCTCAAGGGAACAAAACAAGGGTCACCACATGAATATTTATTTTGGCGACATTTTGATCAAAAGAATTATGCGGTACTTCATCAGTCTGGGTTTAAACAAGTGATCCTGAAAGATTCAAGTTTCAATCTGTATAATCTGAAAGCAGACATCGAAGAGAAAGTTACCATTGATGATAAAAAAATGATGAGCGTCTTTCAACAGCAACGAAAAAAATGGGAAGCCAACACTATCCCGCCAATTTTCTATGGGCTGAACCAGGAGGAGCTGTACGAACGTGAAAAGAAGCAGCATCAAAAAAAAGAGTAA
- a CDS encoding right-handed parallel beta-helix repeat-containing protein — protein sequence MKIKKIFLLIVLVCLGFSLKATNYYINSAIGNDANKGTSSTNSWKTVSPVKLIQLTPGDSILFATGQKFTGMLVLINVKGSAQHSVVVSSYPFKGNKAKPVLDAGEELNALLIQNSSFIQVSGIEFTGIMSYQKNATANKTEMRCGILVEVTRDELFENIKLNDVVVHDVYYNPKGFIRSAAEIKTANGTQSYGWGIRVINNTKAGRLTNMKVLKSEVFNVSHTGIKATGSVNSIQKLEIADCKVHQTGGPGMQFSGVTDGHIHHNKIDHSGSTADSRNWGRGSGLWTWSCSNIVIEHNRFENANGPGDSAGVHIDYNCSDIVIQYNVSANNAGGFCEILGNNYNCAYRYNISINDGFRIKGTNGAFQEGKIFWLSGYQGDQKKNAGPYNSYFYNNTIYVAANITPKVAVSSSADGVLIANNIFYFETAAQTVAGDQKKKEVDVDGVPNVLFVSNLFLRADNWPTDIPLQDSMPIIGDPLFKNKGGVSIKDYLPANKDLIVNKGITVQPIPKDTIGLRIGLNVTHDILGNKIKGKPDMGAIESSEQ from the coding sequence ATGAAAATCAAAAAAATATTCCTCTTAATAGTTCTTGTTTGCTTAGGTTTTTCTTTAAAAGCAACAAATTATTATATCAACTCAGCAATTGGTAATGATGCAAATAAAGGCACCAGCTCAACGAATTCCTGGAAAACCGTATCGCCGGTAAAGTTGATTCAATTAACCCCCGGCGATTCTATTCTTTTTGCAACAGGGCAAAAATTCACAGGCATGTTGGTGCTTATCAATGTAAAAGGTAGTGCGCAACATTCTGTTGTAGTTAGCAGTTATCCGTTTAAAGGAAATAAAGCCAAACCTGTTTTAGATGCTGGTGAAGAATTAAATGCATTGCTGATTCAGAATTCTTCGTTCATACAGGTAAGCGGAATTGAATTCACGGGTATAATGTCGTATCAAAAAAATGCAACAGCCAACAAAACTGAAATGCGTTGCGGTATTCTTGTTGAAGTAACAAGAGATGAACTATTTGAAAACATAAAGTTGAATGATGTTGTTGTGCATGATGTATATTACAACCCCAAGGGCTTCATACGTTCAGCTGCTGAAATAAAAACGGCTAACGGTACTCAAAGTTATGGTTGGGGAATACGTGTCATCAATAATACAAAGGCAGGGCGATTAACGAATATGAAGGTTTTAAAGTCTGAAGTATTTAATGTGAGTCATACGGGCATAAAAGCTACCGGCAGCGTTAACAGCATTCAAAAATTGGAAATTGCTGATTGCAAGGTGCATCAAACAGGTGGGCCAGGTATGCAATTTTCAGGTGTAACAGATGGGCATATTCATCATAACAAGATTGATCATTCAGGTTCAACGGCTGATAGCAGAAACTGGGGCCGGGGCAGTGGTTTGTGGACATGGAGTTGCAGTAACATTGTGATTGAACACAATCGCTTTGAAAATGCAAATGGCCCCGGAGATTCTGCAGGTGTACATATTGATTACAATTGCAGTGATATAGTAATACAGTATAACGTAAGTGCAAATAATGCCGGTGGCTTTTGTGAAATACTGGGCAACAACTACAATTGTGCTTACCGCTACAACATCAGCATTAACGATGGTTTCAGAATAAAAGGAACGAATGGTGCTTTCCAGGAAGGAAAAATTTTCTGGCTAAGCGGTTACCAGGGAGATCAAAAGAAAAATGCAGGTCCGTACAACAGCTATTTCTACAACAACACGATTTATGTTGCTGCCAATATTACTCCGAAAGTAGCTGTGAGCAGCAGTGCTGATGGAGTGTTGATTGCTAATAACATTTTTTATTTTGAAACAGCCGCTCAAACTGTGGCTGGTGATCAGAAGAAAAAAGAAGTTGATGTTGATGGAGTGCCCAATGTTCTATTTGTGAGTAATCTTTTTCTCCGTGCAGATAACTGGCCAACTGACATTCCACTGCAGGATTCAATGCCAATCATTGGAGATCCTTTGTTTAAAAACAAAGGAGGAGTATCGATCAAAGATTATTTGCCCGCCAATAAAGATCTGATTGTGAACAAGGGTATAACTGTTCAACCAATTCCAAAAGATACTATTGGACTTCGCATTGGTTTAAACGTAACACACGACATATTGGGGAACAAGATCAAAGGAAAACCTGATATGGGTGCTATTGAATCAAGTGAACAATAA
- a CDS encoding MFS transporter encodes MKLKGMRWWIVVLLFLAAVLNYIDRQTLSALAPTIQKDLFMGDQQYANVINIFLIAYTIAYLISGRIADKIGTRASLLIFVAWWSLANMLTAAARGVTSLAVYRFALGLGEAGIWPAASKAVSEWFPAKERALAIGIYTMGATIGATMAPYIVIPLATHTYTETMPAVANWLGNGTGWKLAFILTGLAGLVWLVPWMMVYRRPEKSKLITTSELQMLQTSSSTEDAFESEKNNAWSWKQVLLFRGTWLLLIGRLITDPVWYFYQFWFPKYLSADRNVTQEQLKITWIIYAAAGVGSLLGGVLSGRIIKKGATPVASRMWVMLGCALLMPLSPFIASATGLNISLMLTVCTVLASLAWLINISSLVVDVVPKHSLGTVFSVVAAGSTLGGIMMNMIVASMVTGPSTKTAGFLDRAFHAILDPVLNMVQGNGFGQWFLIMAFLHPIGWLVLKFGGIHRLSPVKK; translated from the coding sequence ATGAAATTAAAAGGAATGCGTTGGTGGATTGTTGTACTGTTGTTTCTGGCGGCTGTTTTGAACTATATCGATCGACAAACTTTGTCAGCACTGGCACCAACCATACAGAAAGATCTCTTTATGGGTGACCAGCAATATGCGAATGTGATCAATATATTTTTGATAGCTTACACCATCGCTTATCTAATTTCAGGTCGTATTGCTGATAAAATTGGCACCCGTGCAAGCTTATTAATTTTTGTAGCCTGGTGGTCTTTAGCCAACATGCTTACAGCAGCGGCCAGAGGTGTAACATCATTGGCGGTTTACAGATTTGCATTAGGTTTAGGTGAAGCAGGTATTTGGCCGGCAGCTTCAAAGGCCGTGTCTGAATGGTTTCCCGCAAAAGAACGTGCTTTAGCAATTGGCATCTACACCATGGGCGCTACAATTGGTGCCACCATGGCTCCTTACATTGTAATTCCATTGGCTACTCATACGTATACCGAAACAATGCCGGCTGTTGCAAACTGGTTAGGCAATGGAACCGGTTGGAAACTGGCATTTATTTTAACAGGTTTAGCAGGGTTGGTATGGCTTGTTCCGTGGATGATGGTTTATCGTCGTCCTGAAAAAAGTAAACTTATCACTACTTCCGAATTACAAATGTTGCAGACATCTTCCTCAACAGAAGATGCATTCGAATCAGAAAAGAACAATGCCTGGTCGTGGAAACAAGTGCTGTTATTTCGTGGTACCTGGTTATTGTTAATTGGCAGATTAATTACAGATCCGGTTTGGTATTTCTATCAATTTTGGTTTCCGAAATATTTAAGTGCAGATAGAAATGTTACTCAGGAACAATTAAAAATTACCTGGATTATTTATGCTGCTGCCGGTGTAGGTAGTTTATTGGGAGGTGTGTTGTCCGGCAGAATAATAAAAAAAGGAGCAACACCTGTTGCCAGTCGCATGTGGGTGATGTTGGGTTGTGCATTGTTAATGCCTTTGTCACCATTCATTGCATCGGCAACGGGTTTAAATATTTCTTTGATGCTAACTGTTTGCACAGTACTGGCTTCATTGGCATGGTTGATTAATATCAGTTCACTGGTGGTTGATGTGGTACCTAAACATTCATTGGGTACAGTATTTAGCGTGGTGGCAGCAGGTAGTACTTTGGGTGGTATTATGATGAATATGATTGTCGCTTCCATGGTTACCGGGCCATCCACAAAAACTGCCGGTTTTCTGGATCGTGCATTTCATGCAATACTTGATCCTGTGTTGAACATGGTGCAGGGGAATGGGTTCGGTCAATGGTTTTTGATCATGGCTTTTCTGCATCCGATCGGATGGCTCGTTCTTAAGTTTGGAGGAATACATCGTCTTTCACCAGTTAAGAAATAA
- a CDS encoding sialate O-acetylesterase, with protein sequence MSKLFFISVMSSFLAIQSFSQTRLPGMFSDNMVLQQQELASVWGIDKPGAKISVRGSWGNNATATTDANGHWKLKLQTPAAGGPYTLVIKGSKEISLKNVLIGEVWFCSGQSNMEMPVKGYNNQPVIGSNETILNSANDNIRFLNTPRSSSITPLYDVKGEWKVAGPATTGNFSATAYYFAKKIQSVLGVPVGIIQSAWGASTIESWMDKESLSAFKNKMIPATLPDSFPNRTPTILYNSMLHPYVGYTLKGVLWYQGEANRENANEYHALFTSMINSWRTQWQQGDFPFYFVQIAPFEPGKINAAFLREAQLQTMLSVKNTAMAVTMDIGERTVIHPAQKEQVGNRLAYWALAKDYNIKGIAFSGPVYKQLEKTTNGRLMLTFDYCEQGLSSFGKPLTDFEIAGEDKIFYPAQAMIRNDKSGVLVVWNDAVKNPVSVRYAFKNWAEGSLFNTQGLPASSFRTDNW encoded by the coding sequence ATGTCAAAGTTGTTTTTTATTTCAGTGATGAGTAGTTTTCTTGCTATTCAATCATTTTCCCAAACCCGTTTGCCGGGCATGTTCAGTGATAACATGGTATTGCAGCAGCAGGAGTTGGCATCTGTTTGGGGAATTGACAAACCAGGTGCAAAAATTTCGGTACGTGGCAGTTGGGGCAACAATGCAACTGCAACAACCGATGCCAATGGTCATTGGAAATTAAAGTTACAAACGCCTGCAGCCGGTGGTCCATATACTTTGGTGATCAAAGGAAGTAAAGAAATTAGTTTAAAAAATGTATTGATCGGTGAAGTGTGGTTTTGCTCCGGGCAATCGAACATGGAGATGCCGGTAAAAGGTTACAACAACCAACCAGTGATTGGCAGCAATGAAACTATACTCAACTCTGCGAACGACAACATCCGTTTTCTGAATACGCCCCGTTCTTCAAGCATCACTCCTTTGTACGATGTGAAAGGGGAGTGGAAAGTTGCCGGTCCTGCTACAACTGGAAATTTTAGTGCAACGGCATATTATTTTGCAAAGAAAATTCAGTCAGTATTAGGAGTGCCAGTTGGCATTATTCAATCGGCATGGGGTGCTTCAACGATTGAAAGCTGGATGGATAAAGAAAGCTTATCAGCATTTAAAAATAAAATGATCCCTGCAACGCTTCCGGATTCTTTTCCTAACAGAACTCCGACAATTTTGTACAACAGCATGCTGCATCCATACGTTGGCTACACTTTAAAAGGTGTGTTGTGGTACCAGGGAGAAGCAAACCGTGAAAATGCAAATGAATATCATGCCTTGTTTACTTCCATGATCAACTCATGGCGAACGCAATGGCAGCAAGGAGATTTTCCATTTTACTTTGTACAGATCGCTCCATTTGAACCGGGAAAAATAAATGCAGCTTTTTTGCGTGAAGCACAACTGCAAACTATGTTATCAGTAAAAAATACGGCGATGGCAGTTACCATGGACATCGGTGAGCGAACAGTGATCCATCCTGCACAAAAAGAACAGGTGGGAAATCGTTTGGCCTATTGGGCACTGGCAAAAGATTACAATATAAAAGGCATTGCTTTCAGCGGCCCTGTCTATAAACAACTGGAGAAGACAACTAACGGCAGACTGATGCTTACGTTTGATTACTGCGAACAAGGGTTATCAAGTTTTGGTAAACCTCTTACCGATTTTGAGATAGCAGGTGAAGACAAAATATTTTATCCAGCGCAGGCAATGATACGTAATGACAAGAGCGGCGTTCTTGTTGTTTGGAACGATGCAGTTAAAAATCCTGTGAGTGTTCGATATGCATTTAAAAATTGGGCAGAAGGCAGTTTATTTAATACACAAGGTTTGCCTGCTTCTTCTTTCAGAACAGATAATTGGTGA